The following are from one region of the Leptospira terpstrae serovar Hualin str. LT 11-33 = ATCC 700639 genome:
- a CDS encoding sensor domain-containing protein, with translation MSLKHITIYIEEFDHDFYNRLLRDITNIETCNVHSFHSILDIKPGTIQESAVFFFWNDPKVLDKQKFIFEQFPESPYILLSVEPLAPNELARAAHPTYLHLTEEIYSIGILDLVLNFAERLIEDMNRSIAYDKIREKVIVLQNVFEESLDILMQIDPGTKQIINANKQAVVVLDYPLEEIVGREFSFFMPPVEVDEDEEFEGNLIESTALKTKSGKLIPTESSFRLFPVNGKMAIWATFRDITERKRSQEQVKNQKAFYEFILDNLDSDIAVLNANFQYEYTNPVFLSDKELRKWLFKKTDVDLAERLELPADFHEKRKKYLEIAAKENEIVQFEELIQDSNDKVTYLLRKYIPIDDTETDQKRFISFGVDITERKLSEERITYLAYYDALTGLSNRTLFIDHANQALKNHKSTETLLAFYFFDIDNFKFINDSLGHTKGDILLQMVGARLKRVMTEVDTVARFGGDEFAILKVDVPNKSAAAEFAQKILDILSQPFHIMGRDLFTTISMGIALSPNDGISSLELLKNADTAMYKAKELGRNNYKFYTNELILRSEKRLYIENSLRKAIQNEELLLFFQPKISTVTNQVCGAEALIRWKHPERGWVPPVEFIPVAEDSGIIERIGDWVLEEACRLKKVWKEQNLPTFPVSINVSGKQLARANWSHRVQSTILQYNINPEEIELELTESSIMENPEKSIEAFEYLSGLGIKVSIDDFGTGYSSLSYLKKINADVLKIDRSFVIDLELNEDDRAICKAIINMAHSLGMEVIAEGVENVAQRDLLHDLGCHMIQGYLYSKPLPAEDFVVFVQKFNESAKTK, from the coding sequence ATGTCACTCAAACACATCACTATCTATATTGAAGAGTTTGATCATGATTTCTACAACCGACTTCTACGCGACATAACCAACATTGAAACCTGCAATGTACATAGCTTTCATTCTATCTTAGATATTAAACCAGGCACAATCCAAGAATCCGCAGTCTTCTTTTTTTGGAATGATCCCAAAGTTTTAGATAAACAAAAATTTATTTTTGAACAATTTCCTGAATCTCCTTATATTTTACTCTCTGTTGAGCCATTAGCACCTAATGAATTAGCAAGAGCGGCCCATCCAACCTATTTACATCTCACAGAAGAAATCTATTCAATAGGTATATTAGATTTAGTACTAAACTTTGCTGAGCGATTGATAGAAGATATGAATCGTTCCATTGCTTATGACAAAATCAGAGAAAAGGTAATCGTACTTCAGAATGTGTTTGAAGAGTCATTAGACATTTTAATGCAGATCGATCCAGGCACCAAACAGATCATCAACGCAAATAAACAAGCTGTGGTTGTATTGGATTATCCTTTGGAAGAAATAGTAGGACGAGAATTTTCCTTCTTTATGCCTCCTGTAGAAGTGGACGAAGATGAAGAATTTGAAGGTAACTTAATTGAAAGTACTGCTTTAAAAACAAAGTCAGGAAAATTGATTCCTACAGAATCTTCGTTTCGATTGTTTCCCGTAAACGGCAAAATGGCAATTTGGGCCACATTTCGTGATATAACAGAAAGAAAACGATCGCAAGAACAAGTAAAAAATCAAAAAGCTTTTTATGAATTTATTCTAGATAATCTAGACTCTGATATTGCTGTGTTGAATGCAAATTTTCAATATGAATATACTAATCCAGTTTTTTTGTCTGATAAAGAATTAAGAAAATGGTTATTTAAGAAAACAGATGTGGATTTAGCGGAGAGGTTGGAACTACCTGCAGATTTTCATGAGAAAAGAAAAAAATATTTAGAAATTGCAGCCAAAGAAAACGAAATTGTTCAGTTTGAAGAACTCATTCAAGATAGTAACGATAAGGTTACGTATCTATTAAGAAAATACATTCCTATCGATGATACAGAAACAGATCAAAAAAGATTTATTAGTTTTGGCGTTGATATTACGGAAAGAAAACTTTCCGAAGAACGAATTACTTACTTAGCGTATTACGATGCATTAACAGGTTTATCCAATCGTACATTATTTATTGATCACGCAAACCAAGCTTTAAAAAATCATAAGTCAACAGAGACATTACTTGCTTTCTATTTTTTTGATATCGATAACTTTAAGTTTATTAACGATAGTTTAGGCCACACCAAAGGCGATATCCTTCTTCAGATGGTTGGTGCCAGACTCAAACGTGTCATGACAGAAGTAGATACAGTGGCGAGATTTGGTGGAGATGAATTTGCCATTTTAAAAGTGGATGTACCTAATAAAAGTGCAGCTGCCGAATTTGCTCAAAAAATTCTAGATATTTTAAGCCAACCTTTTCACATCATGGGTCGTGACTTGTTTACAACCATCAGTATGGGAATTGCCCTTTCTCCAAATGACGGCATATCCTCTTTAGAACTTTTAAAGAATGCAGATACGGCAATGTATAAGGCAAAGGAACTTGGTAGGAATAATTATAAATTCTATACGAACGAACTCATCCTTCGTTCGGAGAAACGTTTGTACATTGAAAACTCTTTGAGAAAGGCCATCCAAAACGAGGAACTTCTACTTTTTTTCCAGCCAAAGATTTCTACTGTCACCAACCAAGTATGCGGAGCAGAAGCTCTGATTCGTTGGAAACATCCAGAAAGAGGGTGGGTGCCACCCGTTGAATTTATTCCTGTGGCAGAAGATTCTGGTATTATTGAAAGGATTGGTGATTGGGTTCTAGAAGAAGCCTGTCGGCTTAAAAAAGTCTGGAAAGAACAAAACCTTCCTACTTTCCCTGTAAGTATCAATGTCAGCGGAAAACAACTAGCGCGCGCTAATTGGTCTCATCGGGTCCAGTCTACAATTCTTCAATATAATATAAACCCTGAAGAAATTGAATTAGAACTTACAGAAAGTTCAATTATGGAAAATCCAGAAAAAAGTATCGAAGCATTTGAATATTTATCTGGCCTGGGAATTAAAGTTTCTATCGATGATTTTGGGACTGGTTACAGTTCTTTAAGTTATCTTAAAAAAATCAATGCTGATGTTTTAAAAATCGATCGTTCTTTCGTAATTGATTTGGAATTAAACGAAGATGATAGAGCCATTTGTAAGGCAATTATCAATATGGCACATTCCTTAGGTATGGAAGTCATTGCAGAAGGTGTTGAGAATGTCGCGCAAAGGGATTTGTTACACGATTTGGGTTGTCATATGATCCAAGGATATCTTTATAGCAAACCTCTTCCTGCAGAAGATTTTGTTGTTTTCGTACAAAAATTTAACGAATCTGCTAAAACAAAATAG
- the fliG gene encoding flagellar motor switch protein FliG, which yields MINKKPSLTGRQKAAIFLVAVGNDVASEIFKHLREDEIEQITFEIARLDKITPEDKEKVLVEFNELMMAQEFITNGGIDFARGLLEKALGNQKAIDIINRLTSSLQVRPFDFIRRTDPAHLLNFIQGEHPQTIALILSYLDPQKASNILSNLPHQIQAEVAKRIATMDRVSPDVLREVERVLERKLSTLASEDYTSAGGIDSVVEILNLVDRGTEKTIIEALEEEDPELAEEIKKRMFVFEDIVLLDDRAIQKVMREVDNTDLAKALKSVDSELQDKIFKNMSKRAANLLREDMDFMGPVRLKDVEDAQQKIVNIIRKLEEAGEIVVARAGEDELVV from the coding sequence ATGATCAATAAGAAGCCATCGCTTACAGGAAGACAAAAGGCCGCCATCTTTTTGGTTGCTGTTGGAAACGATGTGGCATCCGAAATCTTCAAACACCTCCGTGAAGACGAGATCGAACAAATCACGTTTGAAATTGCTCGTTTAGATAAAATCACTCCAGAAGACAAAGAAAAAGTTCTCGTTGAGTTCAATGAACTCATGATGGCTCAGGAATTTATCACCAATGGTGGTATCGACTTTGCACGTGGCCTTTTAGAAAAAGCTCTCGGAAACCAGAAAGCGATCGATATCATCAACCGGTTGACATCGTCCTTACAAGTAAGGCCGTTCGACTTCATTCGTAGAACGGACCCGGCCCACCTCCTCAACTTTATCCAGGGGGAACATCCGCAGACCATTGCCCTTATTTTATCTTATTTGGATCCGCAAAAAGCATCCAACATCCTATCCAACTTACCACACCAAATCCAGGCAGAAGTGGCCAAACGAATAGCAACCATGGACCGGGTATCACCAGACGTACTCCGAGAAGTAGAGCGCGTGTTAGAACGGAAACTTTCCACTCTGGCATCAGAGGATTATACTTCCGCTGGGGGTATCGATTCCGTGGTAGAAATTTTGAACTTGGTAGACCGGGGAACAGAGAAAACCATTATCGAAGCCCTGGAAGAAGAAGACCCAGAACTTGCAGAAGAGATTAAAAAACGGATGTTCGTATTCGAAGATATCGTATTACTCGATGACCGTGCGATTCAAAAAGTAATGCGAGAAGTAGATAACACTGATTTGGCGAAAGCCCTTAAGTCTGTGGATTCTGAATTACAAGATAAAATCTTTAAAAACATGTCCAAACGTGCAGCAAACCTTCTTCGGGAAGATATGGACTTTATGGGTCCAGTTCGTTTGAAAGACGTGGAAGATGCTCAGCAAAAAATTGTAAACATTATCCGTAAACTGGAAGAAGCGGGCGAGATCGTTGTGGCTCGTGCGGGAGAAGACGAACTTGTGGTTTAG
- a CDS encoding HmuY family protein, protein MSDQKLFVNQLVTNLINAGNPNALDKIVFSRANGDGSYTTRFNATNLDFYIYFQFEGNKQIPFSEKDSLTWDIAFNRYKAATNSGETNRFGLGGACKSNTTDFGVASSNSASSQGCNTFTVDVATTTQGIGGAGAVYIGNAIVTEWYFYTIGNLTPKPDIFLIRSGTGLATYAVHIENYYSDAGTSGYPTIRWKKLP, encoded by the coding sequence TTGTCGGACCAAAAATTATTTGTAAATCAATTGGTCACAAATTTGATCAATGCGGGGAATCCCAATGCTCTGGATAAAATTGTATTTTCTCGGGCCAACGGCGACGGAAGTTATACAACAAGATTCAATGCGACCAATTTAGATTTTTACATTTACTTTCAATTCGAAGGGAATAAACAAATTCCTTTTTCAGAAAAAGATTCCCTTACCTGGGATATTGCATTTAACAGATACAAGGCGGCAACTAATTCAGGAGAAACCAATCGTTTTGGCCTCGGCGGTGCTTGTAAAAGTAACACCACTGACTTTGGAGTTGCTAGCTCAAATTCTGCTTCAAGCCAAGGATGTAACACGTTTACTGTTGATGTCGCTACGACCACACAAGGAATTGGAGGAGCAGGAGCCGTATATATTGGAAATGCAATCGTTACGGAGTGGTACTTTTACACCATTGGAAACTTAACTCCAAAACCTGATATTTTCCTCATTCGTTCTGGAACAGGACTCGCTACCTATGCCGTTCATATAGAAAATTATTATAGTGATGCGGGAACTTCTGGTTATCCGACCATCCGATGGAAAAAACTTCCCTAA
- a CDS encoding helix-turn-helix domain-containing protein, which yields MEKVNPFRNYREKRKLTRVELSDKLNIPRSAIELLESEDWIRSKFDYVVIVAKELGLSLIDLIKREFDYDLEKEFFNEEEFEEIVARYANARVTLILSELKLFCRNAKVRLDDFDITEFSFSMGNLHKLITLNQRLERGEITSKDALVEFPPKWGKFSNRNK from the coding sequence ATGGAAAAAGTAAACCCGTTCAGAAACTACCGAGAGAAACGAAAACTTACAAGAGTCGAACTATCAGATAAATTGAATATTCCGAGATCTGCCATCGAACTCTTAGAATCGGAAGATTGGATCCGATCTAAATTTGATTATGTCGTTATAGTTGCAAAAGAGCTTGGGTTGTCCCTCATCGATCTGATTAAACGTGAATTTGACTACGACTTAGAAAAAGAATTTTTTAATGAAGAAGAATTTGAAGAGATCGTAGCTCGTTATGCTAACGCAAGAGTGACTTTGATTCTATCAGAACTCAAACTATTCTGTCGAAATGCAAAAGTACGTTTGGATGATTTTGATATTACGGAATTTTCATTTTCTATGGGGAACCTTCATAAACTGATCACCTTAAACCAAAGGTTAGAACGTGGTGAAATTACATCCAAGGATGCTTTAGTAGAATTTCCGCCCAAATGGGGTAAGTTCAGTAACCGAAATAAATAA
- a CDS encoding MBL fold metallo-hydrolase, with protein MKLKSKTLIATSLTALPLFLFLLYFLGYPKETIEDTFSGQKEIEFQIPKPKGKSSLVFSILKTGEAKTLEAFVIEGGSVFKIVTVAHSGFYIQHPKGNFLFDTGLGTKINEQFQVFPLYLKILMEYQLVQTAKEQLETNGVKLDSIQDVFFSHLHWDHASGLKDFPFAKIHTLPSELNNPKIELGYISSQFDGSSVHWSHLQFQNKPYASYAKSFDWFGDGTAVFVPMKGHSEGSVGLFLNTENGQTYFLTGDIVWRREGFSNKRHKPRGARWIVDYDKVALGEEISRVHELLKLNPELQVIPAHDHDVQSPLGFYPLVIGKNK; from the coding sequence ATGAAACTCAAATCAAAAACTCTGATTGCAACTAGCCTAACTGCACTTCCCCTTTTTCTCTTCCTTCTTTATTTTTTAGGATATCCCAAGGAAACGATTGAAGATACATTCTCAGGACAAAAAGAAATTGAATTTCAGATTCCAAAACCAAAGGGGAAATCATCTCTAGTATTTTCGATTCTCAAAACGGGAGAAGCAAAAACATTAGAAGCCTTTGTAATCGAAGGTGGATCTGTATTTAAGATAGTGACAGTGGCTCACTCCGGTTTTTATATCCAACACCCCAAAGGTAATTTTTTATTTGATACGGGTCTTGGAACCAAAATCAACGAACAGTTTCAGGTTTTTCCTTTGTATTTAAAAATATTAATGGAATATCAATTGGTACAAACTGCAAAAGAACAATTAGAAACAAATGGTGTAAAACTTGATTCTATCCAAGATGTTTTTTTCTCTCATTTACATTGGGATCATGCGAGTGGATTGAAAGACTTTCCATTTGCAAAAATACATACTTTACCTAGTGAATTAAACAATCCGAAGATTGAATTAGGTTATATTTCCTCACAGTTTGATGGAAGTTCTGTACATTGGAGTCATTTACAATTTCAAAATAAACCTTATGCGTCTTATGCAAAAAGTTTTGATTGGTTTGGGGACGGTACCGCAGTTTTTGTGCCGATGAAAGGCCATAGCGAAGGATCTGTTGGTTTATTTTTAAATACCGAAAATGGACAAACCTACTTTCTTACAGGAGATATTGTTTGGAGGCGAGAAGGTTTTAGCAACAAAAGACATAAACCAAGAGGCGCACGTTGGATTGTAGATTACGACAAAGTCGCTCTTGGAGAAGAAATATCCCGAGTCCATGAACTTTTAAAATTGAATCCAGAGTTACAAGTGATTCCAGCCCATGATCATGATGTCCAATCCCCTCTTGGATTTTATCCGCTCGTGATTGGGAAAAATAAATAA
- a CDS encoding M23 family metallopeptidase: MIRLLSLLILILSFVRAVPAESREVKKKPTRSTPSNYFVKKEEKNFSLLMEARRFGRGEVIFLRLTPKDKKWINESYKISWLGKDVILTKRENSMVAFLPISPDTPAGAMTLEIVSKIFFVKRGQKQYQIILEPTKFQVIKKNQQIKVDEKFVTKELPKETLDFIQECKTAKEAAFSKQSRLQFLGNFKNPLEKIFITSRFYVRRDYNNKQGRPHGGVDFRGKTGTPVYAIQDGVVVLARKTYYEGNFTILDHGNKIFSFYMHQEEIKVKVGDVVKQGQEIGTVGSTGMSTGPHLHLGAKVNDILVDPLSLIALQSISESN, encoded by the coding sequence ATGATACGGCTATTATCCTTATTGATCTTAATTTTATCTTTTGTGCGTGCGGTACCTGCGGAATCTCGTGAGGTCAAAAAAAAACCTACAAGATCCACTCCTTCTAATTATTTTGTAAAAAAAGAAGAAAAGAATTTTTCCTTACTTATGGAAGCTAGAAGATTCGGAAGAGGAGAAGTGATTTTTTTACGTCTCACACCGAAAGATAAAAAATGGATTAATGAATCCTATAAAATCAGTTGGTTAGGAAAAGATGTGATCCTGACCAAACGAGAAAATAGTATGGTAGCTTTTTTGCCCATTTCTCCAGACACACCGGCAGGGGCTATGACTCTGGAAATTGTATCAAAAATCTTTTTTGTCAAACGGGGACAAAAACAATACCAAATCATTTTAGAACCAACTAAGTTCCAAGTAATCAAAAAAAACCAACAGATCAAAGTGGATGAGAAGTTTGTTACCAAAGAACTTCCGAAAGAAACTTTAGATTTTATCCAAGAATGTAAAACAGCAAAGGAAGCAGCTTTTTCAAAACAAAGCAGACTACAATTTTTAGGTAATTTTAAAAACCCTTTGGAAAAGATATTTATTACCAGTAGATTCTATGTTAGACGAGACTATAATAACAAACAAGGTCGTCCCCATGGTGGTGTAGACTTTCGCGGAAAAACAGGAACACCCGTGTATGCGATCCAAGATGGAGTGGTAGTCCTTGCACGTAAAACTTACTACGAAGGTAATTTTACGATCTTAGATCATGGAAATAAGATATTCTCTTTTTATATGCACCAAGAAGAAATCAAAGTAAAAGTGGGCGATGTAGTCAAACAAGGACAAGAAATTGGTACTGTTGGTTCTACAGGAATGTCTACGGGACCGCACCTTCATTTAGGTGCAAAAGTAAACGATATCTTAGTGGATCCACTTTCTTTAATTGCTTTGCAATCGATTTCCGAATCGAACTGA
- a CDS encoding LIC20153 family lipoprotein — MKSLLNKTKLLIVLGLIAGLTFQCEKKKEEDLTPIIALAALTTSAGDCSVSASGKATINTWTTDVTGTTAGTISKLGSVPVVGHTTAAIKLTSDASTILTVNGSAFIIIYKASACPLTTSNVAATPSNFSIATATDSNSEFPSSYKITNQTATITFNGAQGAGDYYVFIYAIPRNGQSAAVNYTFTP, encoded by the coding sequence ATGAAATCCCTTCTAAATAAGACTAAATTACTGATCGTTTTGGGTTTGATTGCTGGACTTACTTTCCAGTGTGAAAAGAAAAAAGAGGAAGACCTAACTCCTATCATAGCTCTTGCGGCTTTGACAACTTCTGCTGGCGACTGTTCTGTTTCTGCTTCTGGTAAAGCAACCATCAACACTTGGACCACTGATGTTACAGGAACTACTGCAGGAACAATTTCCAAATTGGGTTCAGTTCCTGTTGTAGGACATACAACTGCTGCCATCAAGTTAACTTCTGATGCATCTACAATTCTTACTGTAAATGGAAGTGCTTTCATTATTATTTACAAAGCGTCGGCATGTCCTTTGACAACAAGTAATGTTGCAGCTACACCAAGCAATTTTTCAATTGCAACAGCAACTGATTCCAATAGTGAATTTCCAAGTTCCTATAAAATCACAAACCAAACGGCTACCATTACTTTCAACGGAGCTCAGGGAGCGGGTGACTATTATGTATTCATTTACGCGATTCCAAGAAACGGGCAATCGGCAGCTGTGAACTATACTTTTACCCCTTAA
- a CDS encoding TetR/AcrR family transcriptional regulator: MGIKGGTTKQRMIEVMAEHLETGGYGASGLSELGKETNTPKGSLYFHFPGGKEELTSLALLHSGKQLNLFFLSVLKDTDSPTEAVKQVFHALEERIVSSDYKKGCPIATTAMETSGSVPMVSDACTEVYSLWLKTFESYLVTKGYPLRTSKNLSLSLLSLWEGALLLSKLQKSPEPLRVAAKTAESLFKQN; this comes from the coding sequence ATGGGCATAAAAGGTGGAACCACAAAACAGAGAATGATCGAGGTGATGGCTGAACATTTGGAAACGGGAGGGTATGGAGCGAGTGGACTGAGTGAGCTTGGAAAAGAAACCAACACTCCGAAAGGTTCTCTCTACTTTCATTTTCCTGGTGGGAAAGAAGAACTGACAAGCCTTGCCCTTCTCCATTCTGGTAAGCAACTGAATTTGTTTTTTTTGTCCGTTTTGAAAGATACTGATTCACCCACAGAGGCCGTCAAACAAGTGTTCCATGCTTTGGAAGAACGGATTGTTTCGAGTGATTATAAAAAGGGATGTCCCATTGCCACAACGGCAATGGAAACTTCAGGTTCTGTTCCTATGGTTTCCGATGCCTGCACAGAAGTTTATTCCTTATGGCTAAAAACTTTTGAATCCTACCTAGTGACAAAGGGTTACCCACTTCGTACTTCTAAAAATCTTTCACTATCTCTACTTTCTTTATGGGAAGGAGCTTTGTTACTTTCCAAACTCCAAAAGTCTCCTGAACCACTCCGTGTTGCTGCAAAAACTGCCGAATCACTCTTCAAACAAAATTAA
- a CDS encoding TonB-dependent receptor plug domain-containing protein has product MHSFFQFLLPILCLFVLFIGEVHSQTRPRETGKKTKTEDQIPNTTTAPPSVPTETIPTDPNLQKTGTTTPNVSTPEEGNKEETNSEEVDRFKDLDNKNGIVVTGSRGERRLKDSAVATEVISRKRIEQTGARNLGEVLDTQIGINVTPFFGGSQVQMLGLDSKYVLFLVDGQRVAGRLNNTIDLTRFKVQNIERVEIVKGSSSSLYGADAIGGVINIITKQAEKPEHYQFRTSYGNGRQTNFGTQGEKNMIADVGFKNDFVATNFFGGFNQSAAYDLDPKTPATTGNAFQDNNLGGNMIFNPDGQFKVKTGINYLNRNQAGVDSRANGGVFDRTNLTNDFLGLGALEYSYGKRNMVSLRGNFSRWENHYKLDQRNSNELDVKELTNEFSSQGVAQIDHEINKDHMVTAGVESYSEELQSDRLQRRNAYRTRRAAFIQDEWVIWRQGFVWRLVPGVRHDVDSQFGGQTTPKIATKVDITSNLVFRASYGKGFRPPSFRELYLRFENPGVGYVVDGNDKLRPERSTTVNADLEYTPYKFWTLSLSVFRNDITDLIQYSFGTRTSEFANFQLKNIQRAYTRGVEAGSRVRFLKYFALELGYNQTDTRDLTTDRPLEGRALHQGTMNFFVNAPGGWEFALRAKRLDKRPFYSTTNEFTAGSSTALIDQQTKSVEENNKVVYGKPFTLLNVRMEKKFFDGRMSLFLGVDNVLDQYELTYNPIRPRFYYGGLQATF; this is encoded by the coding sequence ATGCATTCTTTCTTTCAGTTTTTACTTCCTATCCTCTGTCTTTTTGTACTTTTTATTGGTGAGGTTCATTCCCAAACACGTCCTCGTGAAACTGGAAAAAAAACCAAAACGGAAGACCAAATACCAAACACTACCACAGCTCCACCTTCGGTCCCGACGGAAACAATTCCTACGGATCCAAATTTACAAAAAACAGGAACTACTACACCGAATGTTTCCACACCAGAAGAAGGCAATAAAGAGGAAACAAATTCTGAGGAAGTGGACCGGTTCAAAGATTTAGATAATAAAAATGGAATTGTAGTTACTGGTTCTCGTGGGGAGCGACGACTCAAAGATTCCGCCGTAGCGACAGAAGTAATATCCAGAAAAAGAATCGAACAAACAGGAGCACGTAACTTAGGTGAGGTGCTAGATACTCAAATCGGGATTAATGTAACTCCATTTTTTGGAGGATCCCAAGTACAAATGCTCGGGCTCGATTCTAAATACGTACTTTTTCTAGTAGATGGACAACGTGTTGCAGGAAGGTTGAATAACACTATCGACCTTACTCGATTCAAAGTACAAAACATTGAACGAGTTGAAATAGTAAAAGGAAGTTCTTCATCTTTATACGGTGCCGATGCCATTGGTGGTGTTATCAATATCATCACCAAACAAGCAGAAAAACCTGAACATTACCAATTCCGAACTTCGTATGGAAACGGTAGACAAACTAACTTTGGAACCCAAGGCGAAAAAAACATGATCGCCGATGTGGGTTTTAAAAATGATTTTGTTGCTACAAATTTTTTTGGCGGATTCAACCAATCAGCAGCTTACGATTTAGATCCAAAAACTCCAGCGACCACTGGAAATGCATTCCAAGACAACAACTTGGGTGGAAATATGATTTTCAATCCCGATGGCCAATTTAAGGTAAAAACTGGAATTAATTATTTAAATCGGAACCAAGCAGGAGTTGATTCGAGAGCCAATGGCGGTGTTTTCGATAGAACCAATTTAACTAACGACTTTCTTGGGTTAGGTGCTCTAGAATATTCCTACGGAAAACGAAATATGGTTTCACTACGTGGAAATTTTTCTCGTTGGGAAAATCACTATAAATTAGATCAAAGAAATTCCAATGAATTGGATGTAAAAGAACTCACAAATGAATTTTCATCACAGGGCGTAGCTCAAATTGATCATGAAATCAATAAAGACCATATGGTTACTGCCGGGGTGGAATCTTATTCTGAAGAATTACAATCAGACAGATTACAAAGAAGAAATGCATATAGAACTAGAAGAGCAGCCTTCATTCAAGATGAATGGGTTATCTGGCGCCAAGGCTTTGTTTGGCGATTGGTTCCCGGAGTTCGACATGATGTGGACTCTCAATTTGGTGGACAAACCACACCAAAAATTGCGACCAAAGTAGATATCACAAGTAACTTAGTTTTTCGTGCCAGTTATGGAAAAGGATTCAGACCACCATCATTTCGAGAACTATATTTACGTTTTGAAAACCCTGGTGTGGGTTATGTTGTGGATGGAAATGACAAACTAAGGCCAGAAAGATCAACAACAGTTAACGCCGACCTTGAATACACGCCATATAAATTTTGGACACTTTCTCTTAGTGTGTTCCGAAATGATATCACTGATCTCATCCAATATAGTTTTGGAACAAGAACTAGTGAATTTGCAAACTTCCAATTAAAGAACATTCAAAGAGCCTATACCAGAGGAGTGGAAGCAGGATCCCGAGTTCGATTTCTTAAGTATTTTGCTTTAGAACTAGGATATAATCAAACGGACACTCGTGACCTAACAACAGATAGACCATTGGAAGGAAGAGCCCTTCACCAAGGAACAATGAACTTTTTTGTGAACGCACCAGGTGGTTGGGAATTTGCCCTTCGTGCCAAACGTTTAGACAAACGGCCGTTTTATAGTACAACCAATGAATTTACTGCGGGTTCCAGTACTGCACTAATCGACCAACAAACCAAAAGCGTAGAAGAAAATAACAAAGTAGTGTATGGAAAGCCTTTCACCCTTCTGAACGTCAGAATGGAGAAAAAATTCTTTGATGGAAGGATGTCTTTGTTTTTAGGAGTAGACAACGTCCTAGACCAATACGAGCTTACATACAATCCTATACGTCCCAGGTTTTACTATGGTGGACTCCAAGCCACTTTTTGA